The genomic segment TAATGGGTCCTCTCTCGCCAAACGGCTGCCAGAAACACAGTTGCTTAAGAAGAGCACTTTATCGAAGATGCTGCTTCACTATCAAAGCGTCGTACTGAAACCTCGCGACGGGAGCTACGGAAAGAATATCGTGTTTATTAAACGAAACGGTGCGAACGCCTATCGTATGCATAACGAAAAAAATGCGGTCACCATGAGAGACACCGATAAACTGCTCCAAGAGCTCCGCAAAAACAAAAGAGGTCTTGCCTATATCGTCCAAAGACGTCTGCAGCTTGCTCAAATTCAACACAAGCCTTTCGACATGCGGATAATGGCTCAGCGAAAAAGAGGCTCTTCCTCCACTTGGTGCGTGACAGGCTCATACGCGAAGGTTGCGGCGAAAGGATACTTAGTCACGAATGTGACTAGCTCTACTATTCCAGTGCTTGAGGCGCTAAAGCTGGCCCGAATCGGAGATCGGAGCTTGCTTGTCGAAGCGGAACGAATCGCTCTAATGGCTGCCAAACGACTGGGAGAGCGTTACCCCAAGCTAAGGCAAATCGGGTTCGACATAGGCATCGACACCAAGCGTCGGATTTGGATTATCGAAGGCAATTATCTACCGGACCTGCGCCCTTTCCGGCTCTTGAAGGATTCCTCGATGTATCGCAGAATATTGTGGTATAAGAAACATTAATGCCAAAAAGACGACCAGCCTTATAGCTTTGGCTTGTTGTCTTTCATATTTGGCACCTATTCTTGAGCATGCCTTGTTTTGGTTTTTACCTGCGTTTACTGGAGCTTACAACCCGTGTCACTTGGAACCTATTTACCCCTACCTGTATAATGGCAAACCTGCTGAAAGAAGTTCCGGAGGAAGTATACGGCTCCGCTTGAATATCGCCACTCGGCGTTCTAACCGTTGCTGTAATTCTAGTGACCAAACAAACACCGCGGCCAGAGGCTCTCCAAGTCTCGTCACGCTGAACAGCATAATTGTCGTCGCTACAAAAGATAGATGCATATTCAACTTTCCCAAACGCATTAAACGAAGTTGAATTAGTTATCTGAACGGGGTCATAACCATTCGGTCCTCTATTTCCCATTCTTAAAACCTCCCTTATGATTGGTATTGTTTATTAGATGTAATAGAATCGCTTTTGGTAAGGTATAAGAGTGGACGAGAAAAAAAAGCGCGTTTGTCCGGTAGTCGTTAGGATATGTAGGATATGGCGGAATAGGATGCTCTCCCTCCTCCCCGAGTTCGTCTTCAGACGAAAAGACTTTCCTAGAACTCGACTGTATTGAATCAGCATGGAGCGAAGCCAACAAGCAACGGATTATGTTGACTAAACCGCCCAGTTGCCCTCGAATGTTACGTTGTCAATTTATAATGCACAAGAAATTTTATACACTTTTGAAATCATTTATACACCTGCCCTATCCCGCTCCGGTATCTAACTCGTGAAAGCAAGTTTTATCTACCTGCTTGGTAGGAATATTTCGGACTGAAAAGCGCAAAGCCTGTGGTTGATAGCTGCCAAAAAATAAGTTGCCAACGTTTAACCTCCATGCTATAGTGATAACGATTATCAATATCATAAAATACAGGGGTGGAAGGATTTTGTTGAAGTCAAAAAAGTTTTTGTTTACTCTAGTTGTATTATTTATGTTCGCGCTCTTGCTCGCAGCATGCGAAGGAAATGCTGGTAACGGCGCCAACGACGCAGGCAGCGCTACAGCCTCCGAGCCAGCAGCGACTGTTGCTCCCGCGGAAACGGCTGATGCGGCAGCAGGCGATGGCGAGACCGTTACGTTCAAAGCTGCCAACGGTGATATTGAAGTCCCGCGCGATCCGCAACGCATCGTAGACGGAACTGCGTTTTATACAGGCTACTTCCTCGCTCTCGGCGTTACGCCGGTTGGCGTTCAGCAAGAGGTTCTAGCCAGCCCTTATTTGAAAGATAAGCTTGCTGGCGCGCAAAGCCTGGGCGAAACGCCAACACCTGAGAACGTGCTGGCGCTGCATCCCGACCTGATCGTCGTGTTCAGCGGTACGGAAGGCATAGAGGAGCTGCAAAAAATCGCTCCAGTCGTTGCCATCGACTACGGCACCAAGGCCTACAAGGAACAGCTGCTCGAATTCGGCCAATTGACGAACAAGGAAGCTGAAGCCCAGGCTTGGATCGAGCAATGGGAAGCCCAAATCAACGAGCTGAAGCCTAAAGTGCAGGAGGCCGTCGGCGACAAAACCGTATCCATTCTTAACCCATACGAGAAAGGCCTGTACGTCTTTGGCCATAACTATGGACGCGGCGGCGAAATCATCTACCGCGAACTCGGCCTGAATGCGCCAGAGGAAGCCCAGAAGGAAGTCATTGACAGCGGTACGGGCTGGGCATCCATTTCGCTGGAAACGCTCCCGCAATTCGCCGGCGATATCATCTTCACTTCGCCATGGTCCGGTGACACGGCAGATCCGAAGCTTGTGTACGAAAATGCGGTGTGGCTAGGCCTTCCCGCCGTCAAAGCGGGCAACGTATTCCAGCTTGATTCCAAGGCGGACACGTTTAACGATCCCATCACCATGCAATCCCAGCTGCAATATATCGCAGATAGCTTGATCTCATCGAAGTAAACGAAAAGGGCGTTCCAGAAGTCAACAATGACTTCGGAACGCCCCTTTTTATTATGCTCGCACAGACCTCGGCGCCCTTAAGCATAAAGCTAACAAATGCTCCGCCTCATAACCTATGTGCTGCTTGCACCATACTATGTTTTCTTCCAAACCTTCTCCTTGTCCCCCTAGCCACCGGACTCCCCTAACCGAGCTCTCATCGTTCCAGCGAAATATCCTCGCTCATCGTACCTTTCCTGCCTATGCCAAATATGAATAGAAACTGACAAAAAAGGATCGCAACCTTATAATTGTTTCATATATCCTATAGCGGCACTGACCAGGAGGACGGCATGCAATTTCAACCCATGTATGATGGCGGGGAATTACTTCTACCGAAGATCGAATTAAGTATGACATTGAACCAATCGATTGGCATTATAACAGACTTGAAGCGAAAGCAGCTTTTAATGAGTCAATTAGAGAAGTATTCCCAATATTACATATTCCGAGCTGGGCAAGGCGAGTATATGCGTTTAACAGTGGAAGAGCTAATCACTTTTCTAATCAAGGTAACGGAAAGGAATGAACCTGTCGCTACGTTAATGGACTATTTTTCTTTAAAAGAAGAACGGAAGGTGAAAATCAAGAATTTAAGCTCGTCGAGAAGAATGTATGTGACATTGCTGCGTGTCTTTTTTGCGCATCAGCCTACGCTTGTACTGGAGGAGCCCTATTTTTACTTGGAAGAACAGGACCGTCGTCAGTTTAAACGGATTTTAGATGATCTTTCGCAAGAAAAGCAGCTTTTAATTTTAACGTCGAATTTAGAGGATGCTATTATTTCCTGTGATACAATCTATCGATTGAACGAACTTGGACTCCATCAATTGGATATACGGGACTCAGAAGAGGATAAGCAGGACGTACAGGAACAAGATCGGACCAATATAACCCTACAGAAAATTTATACGAAAAGAAATGACAAAGTGATTTTATTTAATCCGCCTGAAATTGATTTTATAGAAAGTGTAGATGGTTCCATTCTAGTTCATGTAGATGGCGAAAATTATAGCTGTGCTTTGACGCTAAATGAGCTCGAGCAGAGATTGTTAAATTTCGGATTTTTCAGGTGCCACCGCTCCTACATCGTTAATTTGCAAAAAGTAAGAGAGATTATTACATGGACGAAGAACAGCTACAGCTTGCGTTTAAATATAAGCAAAGATGCCGTAGTTCCGTTATCCCGATCAAAATTGCATGAATTAAAAACGCTTCTGAACATCTAATTTCCGGGGGAATGCGAGAACAATCGAGCATCGGGTGGTACCATTCAGGGGAAAACAGCTACATTTCGGCGGATTTTGATGGCTGGAGGCCTGCAATCCTTATATAGTTAGGCCATCAACTCTAAGGAAGTGGTGTCAGTGGCTGTTATCCAAGTCGAGCGTATTCAGAAGAGATTTGGGAATAAGGATGCATTAGCAGATGTATCCTTTTCCGTTGCGAAGGGAGAAATTTTTGGGTTTCTGGGTCCGAGCGGTTCAGGTAAGACGACATTAATAAAGCTTTTAACGGCGCAGCTAAATCCGACAAGCGGACAAGCAAGCGTATTTAACGAGCCAGCGGAGAAAATGCAGCAGTCTGCACAGAAGATGCGTTTTGGCATTTTGACAGATAACAGTGGTCTATATGAGAGATTAACGATAGAAGAAAATCTGGAGCTGTATCGTAAGTTATATGATCTTCCTAAATCTTCGATTGATAAGGTGCTGCAGTTTGTAAACTTAAGCGGAGAGCGCAAAAAGAAAGTCAATCACTTATCGAAAGGGATGCGCCAGCGTGTCCTGTTGGCATGCGCGATTATCCACGAGCCGGAATTATTATTTTTGGATGAGCCTACTTCGGCTTTAGATCCGGTGAACACAGCACATATTTATAAAGGCTTACGTTATTTAAATGAGAATGGAACGACGATTTTTTTAACGACCCATGATATGGCTGAGGCGGAGCTGCTATGCAGCAATGTAGCGATTGTGTATAAAGGACAAATCCAAACGATCGGCTCGCCAAAGGAGCTTAAAAAACAACATCGTGAAAATGTCGTTTGTGTTGAATTACTAAATGGGGAAGCCTATGAGCTGCCAATCGATGGGGGAACGGCCGATCAAATCGCCGATTGGATGAAACAAGACTTAATTGATCGATTAGAAACGAAAGAGCCAAGTCTAGGTGATATATTCATTAAAATGACAGGAAGTGAGTTGTTATGAATATCTCATTAAAACGCGCGCAAGCGATATTTGTGAAGGATTATAAAGAGTTTTCGCGCAATTATGCGCTCTCCATTATGTTGATTTTTCCAATTCTCCTTGCACTTCTTCTTCGGGCTGCCAACGCCAGCTCGTCTTTGCCTGGGTCTTTCGCTACAGTTCTTAATCTTTCGTTTGTGCTTCTAACATGTTTCGCACAAGCATGCTTGATTGCGGAAGAAAAGGAGCGCAACACTTTACGATCATTAATGATGACTCCGGCCACGACCATCGATGTTTTAATCGGTAAAAGTACTTTAGTCTTTGTCATGTCTGCTGTTGTTCTGGTTATTGCTACGTATCTATTTGGCTATGAGCCAGCTAGTATATGGGCGTTTGTGGCAGCAATCCTTCTTTCGATTATTCTATACACAGCAGTCGGGACGATATGCGGTCTATTCTCCAAGACGTTGCTTGATGCGTCATTATCTATCATTCCTGTGACGATCATATTCTCTGCGGCACCATGGGGAGCGTTTCTAGTGGAGGATTATCCGATCTTCAAAGTGCTGGATTATATGCCAAGCAGTCAGCTTGTGCATTTGCTAGGCATACCCCATACAGGCTTTACGACGGGAGAGTTATTAATACCCCTCCTTATTATTTTGGCATGGACGGTTGTATTAACGATTGTATCGGTTGTTTTGTATCAACGACGGTTAAAGGATGAGTAGGGAAAAATGACAAAATAACGGCCACACGTTCTTATGGATTCGTCGATGCCGTTAGATACTATAATCGTGGATTTCTACCGAGGAGGGATCAAATTTCAATGAATTTAGCCGTCAAGTTGATGCGAGAATTCAAAGACCGCGATACCCGGCATAAGCTGAAAGGCTATCGGGACAAATCGGAGCTCATTAGGAAACGGAATTTGGGAGCTTGGGACGATCAGCGGCTGCAAGCGGAGTCTCTCCGGCTGAAAAAGGAAGCTACATCGGGTACGTCTTTGGACGGGCTGCTTGTCGATGCCTATGCGCTAGTCTGCGAGGCGGCGAAGAGAACGCTCGGATTACAGCCCTACGATGTCCAAATCATGGCTGCCATCGCTCTGCACGAGGGCTTCCTGGTCGAGCAGCAAACTGGCGAAGGAAAAACGCTCTCTGCTGTTATGCCTGCTTATCTGCATGCGCTAACTGGTGAAGGCGTTCATGTACTGACCTTTAACGATTATTTGGCAAATCGGGATGCGGATTGGATGAGCCCAATCTATCATTTCCTCGGGTTAACGGTAAGTGCTGTGCAAGCGGGCATGAGCTTGCCCGAGAAACGGGAAGCATACGCCGCCGATATCACCTATGTTACGGCCAAAGAGGCGGGATTCGATTATTTGCGCGACACAATTGCTTTAGACGAAGCCGATACCGTGCATCGTCCCTTCCACTACGTCATCGTCGACGAAGCGGATTCACTGCTGCTTGATGAGGCGCGGGTGCCGCTAGTTATCGCCGGCGAGCCTGGCATTTCCGACGACGACGGCATTCTTTTTGCAGAAATAGCCCGGCAGCTCAAGCAAGATGAGCATTGCGAGTTCGACGAGTTCCAGCGAAATGTTTACTTAAACGAAGCAGGC from the Paenibacillus sp. BIHB 4019 genome contains:
- a CDS encoding YheC/YheD family protein, with translation MVIKRDKWLQYRILRNGSSLAKRLPETQLLKKSTLSKMLLHYQSVVLKPRDGSYGKNIVFIKRNGANAYRMHNEKNAVTMRDTDKLLQELRKNKRGLAYIVQRRLQLAQIQHKPFDMRIMAQRKRGSSSTWCVTGSYAKVAAKGYLVTNVTSSTIPVLEALKLARIGDRSLLVEAERIALMAAKRLGERYPKLRQIGFDIGIDTKRRIWIIEGNYLPDLRPFRLLKDSSMYRRILWYKKH
- a CDS encoding ABC transporter ATP-binding protein; this encodes MAVIQVERIQKRFGNKDALADVSFSVAKGEIFGFLGPSGSGKTTLIKLLTAQLNPTSGQASVFNEPAEKMQQSAQKMRFGILTDNSGLYERLTIEENLELYRKLYDLPKSSIDKVLQFVNLSGERKKKVNHLSKGMRQRVLLACAIIHEPELLFLDEPTSALDPVNTAHIYKGLRYLNENGTTIFLTTHDMAEAELLCSNVAIVYKGQIQTIGSPKELKKQHRENVVCVELLNGEAYELPIDGGTADQIADWMKQDLIDRLETKEPSLGDIFIKMTGSELL
- a CDS encoding ABC transporter substrate-binding protein; this translates as MLKSKKFLFTLVVLFMFALLLAACEGNAGNGANDAGSATASEPAATVAPAETADAAAGDGETVTFKAANGDIEVPRDPQRIVDGTAFYTGYFLALGVTPVGVQQEVLASPYLKDKLAGAQSLGETPTPENVLALHPDLIVVFSGTEGIEELQKIAPVVAIDYGTKAYKEQLLEFGQLTNKEAEAQAWIEQWEAQINELKPKVQEAVGDKTVSILNPYEKGLYVFGHNYGRGGEIIYRELGLNAPEEAQKEVIDSGTGWASISLETLPQFAGDIIFTSPWSGDTADPKLVYENAVWLGLPAVKAGNVFQLDSKADTFNDPITMQSQLQYIADSLISSK
- a CDS encoding ABC transporter permease, whose amino-acid sequence is MNISLKRAQAIFVKDYKEFSRNYALSIMLIFPILLALLLRAANASSSLPGSFATVLNLSFVLLTCFAQACLIAEEKERNTLRSLMMTPATTIDVLIGKSTLVFVMSAVVLVIATYLFGYEPASIWAFVAAILLSIILYTAVGTICGLFSKTLLDASLSIIPVTIIFSAAPWGAFLVEDYPIFKVLDYMPSSQLVHLLGIPHTGFTTGELLIPLLIILAWTVVLTIVSVVLYQRRLKDE
- a CDS encoding LytTR family transcriptional regulator DNA-binding domain-containing protein; its protein translation is MQFQPMYDGGELLLPKIELSMTLNQSIGIITDLKRKQLLMSQLEKYSQYYIFRAGQGEYMRLTVEELITFLIKVTERNEPVATLMDYFSLKEERKVKIKNLSSSRRMYVTLLRVFFAHQPTLVLEEPYFYLEEQDRRQFKRILDDLSQEKQLLILTSNLEDAIISCDTIYRLNELGLHQLDIRDSEEDKQDVQEQDRTNITLQKIYTKRNDKVILFNPPEIDFIESVDGSILVHVDGENYSCALTLNELEQRLLNFGFFRCHRSYIVNLQKVREIITWTKNSYSLRLNISKDAVVPLSRSKLHELKTLLNI